A window of the Citrus sinensis cultivar Valencia sweet orange chromosome 9, DVS_A1.0, whole genome shotgun sequence genome harbors these coding sequences:
- the LOC102619743 gene encoding arogenate dehydratase/prephenate dehydratase 2, chloroplastic-like isoform X2, whose product MAASVARSQLTPLSRQITAKPSQSDQTPKCIVRFRLLNIPRWFNVTVKASINRNDEKIGYNNNKTALALHRQSILDDDEEDAASKDLLNSLPRLVCVSGPLSSAQFSNFVSDGSRLRVAYQGVRGAYSYFSVFPCLCWYLFFSPLMGGMRV is encoded by the exons ATGGCGGCCTCCGTTGCACGATCACAGCTGACCCCACTTTCGCGACAGATCACTGCTAAACCCTCTCAGTCGGATCAAACACCAAAATGCATCGTCAGATTCCGTCTGCTTAACATCCCACGGTGGTTTAACGTTACCGTTAAGGCCTCTATTAACAGAAACGATGAGAAAATCGGctataacaataacaaaaccGCTCTGGCGCTTCACCGGCAGAGCATTCtcgatgatgatgaagaggacGCCGCTTCGAAGGATTTGTTGAATTCGCTTCCCC GTTTGGTTTGTGTTTCAGGGCCTTTGTCTTCGGCtcagttttcaaattttgtatcCGACGGGTCCCGCCTTCGAGTTGCGTACCAg GGAGTTCGTGGAGCTTACAGCTACTTCAGTGTGTTTCCTTGCTTATGCtggtatctttttttttcccccttgaTG GGTGGTATGCgagtttaa
- the LOC102619743 gene encoding uncharacterized protein LOC102619743 isoform X5, with the protein MAASVARSQLTPLSRQITAKPSQSDQTPKCIVRFRLLNIPRWFNVTVKASINRNDEKIGYNNNKTALALHRQSILDDDEEDAASKDLLNSLPRLVCVSGPLSSAQFSNFVSDGSRLRVAYQGGMRV; encoded by the exons ATGGCGGCCTCCGTTGCACGATCACAGCTGACCCCACTTTCGCGACAGATCACTGCTAAACCCTCTCAGTCGGATCAAACACCAAAATGCATCGTCAGATTCCGTCTGCTTAACATCCCACGGTGGTTTAACGTTACCGTTAAGGCCTCTATTAACAGAAACGATGAGAAAATCGGctataacaataacaaaaccGCTCTGGCGCTTCACCGGCAGAGCATTCtcgatgatgatgaagaggacGCCGCTTCGAAGGATTTGTTGAATTCGCTTCCCC GTTTGGTTTGTGTTTCAGGGCCTTTGTCTTCGGCtcagttttcaaattttgtatcCGACGGGTCCCGCCTTCGAGTTGCGTACCAg GGTGGTATGCgagtttaa
- the LOC102619743 gene encoding arogenate dehydratase/prephenate dehydratase 2, chloroplastic-like isoform X6, which translates to MAASVARSQLTPLSRQITAKPSQSDQTPKCIVRFRLLNIPRWFNVTVKASINRNDEKIGYNNNKTALALHRQSILDDDEEDAASKDLLNSLPRPLSSAQFSNFVSDGSRLRVAYQGGMRV; encoded by the exons ATGGCGGCCTCCGTTGCACGATCACAGCTGACCCCACTTTCGCGACAGATCACTGCTAAACCCTCTCAGTCGGATCAAACACCAAAATGCATCGTCAGATTCCGTCTGCTTAACATCCCACGGTGGTTTAACGTTACCGTTAAGGCCTCTATTAACAGAAACGATGAGAAAATCGGctataacaataacaaaaccGCTCTGGCGCTTCACCGGCAGAGCATTCtcgatgatgatgaagaggacGCCGCTTCGAAGGATTTGTTGAATTCGCTTCCCC GGCCTTTGTCTTCGGCtcagttttcaaattttgtatcCGACGGGTCCCGCCTTCGAGTTGCGTACCAg GGTGGTATGCgagtttaa
- the LOC102619743 gene encoding arogenate dehydratase/prephenate dehydratase 2, chloroplastic-like isoform X3, with protein sequence MAASVARSQLTPLSRQITAKPSQSDQTPKCIVRFRLLNIPRWFNVTVKASINRNDEKIGYNNNKTALALHRQSILDDDEEDAASKDLLNSLPRPLSSAQFSNFVSDGSRLRVAYQGVRGAYSYFSVFPCLCWVVCEFKFLSMTHHHQI encoded by the exons ATGGCGGCCTCCGTTGCACGATCACAGCTGACCCCACTTTCGCGACAGATCACTGCTAAACCCTCTCAGTCGGATCAAACACCAAAATGCATCGTCAGATTCCGTCTGCTTAACATCCCACGGTGGTTTAACGTTACCGTTAAGGCCTCTATTAACAGAAACGATGAGAAAATCGGctataacaataacaaaaccGCTCTGGCGCTTCACCGGCAGAGCATTCtcgatgatgatgaagaggacGCCGCTTCGAAGGATTTGTTGAATTCGCTTCCCC GGCCTTTGTCTTCGGCtcagttttcaaattttgtatcCGACGGGTCCCGCCTTCGAGTTGCGTACCAg GGAGTTCGTGGAGCTTACAGCTACTTCAGTGTGTTTCCTTGCTTATGCtg GGTGGTATGCgagtttaaatttttgagcATGACACATCACCACCAG atttga
- the LOC102619743 gene encoding arogenate dehydratase/prephenate dehydratase 2, chloroplastic-like isoform X4 codes for MAASVARSQLTPLSRQITAKPSQSDQTPKCIVRFRLLNIPRWFNVTVKASINRNDEKIGYNNNKTALALHRQSILDDDEEDAASKDLLNSLPRPLSSAQFSNFVSDGSRLRVAYQGVRGAYSYFSVFPCLCWYLFFSPLMGGMRV; via the exons ATGGCGGCCTCCGTTGCACGATCACAGCTGACCCCACTTTCGCGACAGATCACTGCTAAACCCTCTCAGTCGGATCAAACACCAAAATGCATCGTCAGATTCCGTCTGCTTAACATCCCACGGTGGTTTAACGTTACCGTTAAGGCCTCTATTAACAGAAACGATGAGAAAATCGGctataacaataacaaaaccGCTCTGGCGCTTCACCGGCAGAGCATTCtcgatgatgatgaagaggacGCCGCTTCGAAGGATTTGTTGAATTCGCTTCCCC GGCCTTTGTCTTCGGCtcagttttcaaattttgtatcCGACGGGTCCCGCCTTCGAGTTGCGTACCAg GGAGTTCGTGGAGCTTACAGCTACTTCAGTGTGTTTCCTTGCTTATGCtggtatctttttttttcccccttgaTG GGTGGTATGCgagtttaa
- the LOC102619743 gene encoding arogenate dehydratase/prephenate dehydratase 2, chloroplastic-like isoform X1 has translation MAASVARSQLTPLSRQITAKPSQSDQTPKCIVRFRLLNIPRWFNVTVKASINRNDEKIGYNNNKTALALHRQSILDDDEEDAASKDLLNSLPRLVCVSGPLSSAQFSNFVSDGSRLRVAYQGVRGAYSYFSVFPCLCWVVCEFKFLSMTHHHQI, from the exons ATGGCGGCCTCCGTTGCACGATCACAGCTGACCCCACTTTCGCGACAGATCACTGCTAAACCCTCTCAGTCGGATCAAACACCAAAATGCATCGTCAGATTCCGTCTGCTTAACATCCCACGGTGGTTTAACGTTACCGTTAAGGCCTCTATTAACAGAAACGATGAGAAAATCGGctataacaataacaaaaccGCTCTGGCGCTTCACCGGCAGAGCATTCtcgatgatgatgaagaggacGCCGCTTCGAAGGATTTGTTGAATTCGCTTCCCC GTTTGGTTTGTGTTTCAGGGCCTTTGTCTTCGGCtcagttttcaaattttgtatcCGACGGGTCCCGCCTTCGAGTTGCGTACCAg GGAGTTCGTGGAGCTTACAGCTACTTCAGTGTGTTTCCTTGCTTATGCtg GGTGGTATGCgagtttaaatttttgagcATGACACATCACCACCAG atttga